The genomic segment CTGAGTCTTTACCCTCTGGGATGGTGTTGTTTAGTATTTCCTTTGGCTTCTCTTCAgtctctgcagagaaaacacacaaatgcttcaaaTCAGCTTTAGTCATCAAGACTCTCTCATTTTGAATCAACTCCCTGTTTCATTGCAGACGACGAATCCCTTCTCTTCATTTTAATGGAgacataaaacaatatttttgacAGAGCTTTTAGTTAGGGCTGGATAAGGACCAGCTCCTCCTGTATATGCTGCCAAAGGCTCAGACTACTGTGGGACAAATGATACACTGAGCTtcactctccctccttctcctcccctcaATATCTATAATTTGTTACTAAATTCAAGTCTCATAAAAGcacatcactgattcaactcattTCTTACGGCCTTGTGCCCTGTCACCCTGCAGGTTTCCATAGATCATGTGGTTCTACCGCTATCACTAAAAACCATATTTCCATACTTAGTAGCACTGTTATCATTGTCTCCATCACTGTAAGCTGCTTCCATCTGACGCTCTTTGTATGGTCTCAGAGTTTGTTTACAAAACTAAGTCTGGCCTGTTTCCTACGTATCTGAATTCGTATGCAAgtaaaccaaaaataatcaaaGGTTGTGCTCAAATGTTAGTCCCCAGAGTCAGAGCTGAACTAAGACAGAAAGCTTTGAACTCCACTGCTCCAGCTTCTTGGAGTAAATTACAAAAGGCACATGAACTCTCACTGATCACATTGAGGGGGTTTATATCAATTTTAAAGGATAGAGGGAAGAAAAGCATCATTGGTCACTGTAAATGTTAGTAGAGTTTTCATGGTGATACTTCTTAATGTCTGTTAATGTACAGTGTATTGACTGTATATCGTGTTCATGGAGGGGGTGATAGTCTGCGTTTGTATCAttactgtcattttaaatgttgttatgCTGCTGTGTTGGTCAGGTCTCTCTtctaaaagagattttaatctcaataaGACTAATCCTGGTTAACTAAAGattatatctgtctgtctgtctgtctgtcttggccaggtctcccATCGGAAAAGAGTTCTTAATCTTAGTGGAACTTTTTCTTcttaaagagtaaaaaaaaaacacccactgaGGTCAAAAGATGGCAAAACTCTCCACCATAAACTTGTGTGGAACTTGTGTTCCCCTCACTACTTTCCAagtgcaataaaactgaaacCAGTGCAATGTTGgaaaatgtacagtttaaatATTTCCCACAGTCTCATATATTTCCCTCAAAACTGCATGTTTATCAAGTTAGTAGGTAAGTTTGAATACAtcaagagtgtttttttatacacactCATTTTACACTCTGGACTGTCCGTTCTTGCACAGACGGCGAATAAACATTGAATCTTGAGTTTAAGTTTCtacagatttaaatgaatttgatttgaaaataacTGATTCATATGAACGGGAggtgagtgaatggatggagGTGCTAAAaattgacagacagacagaaaaaaaaatacagaaaaaaaacaaataaaaagagcagatgtgactgaaacaccgcaagagagagagaagaaacacaactgtagaatatattttaaaaatgcaccAACTCCTCATtatccagcagcagctgctgcctgTGCAACTTCCACTGTAGACGTGAGAAAGAGAATATatctgcgagtgtgtgtgtgtgtgtgtgtgcgtgtgcgtgtgcgtgtgcatgtgtgtgtgtgtgtgtgtgcgcgtgcgtgtgcgtgtgcatgtgtgtgtgtgttctcagcaATAATTGGCAGTCAGAGTTTCCCATTTTAACCAGTGGTTGGGGTGTAAGTGGCTGATAGCTGTCTGGCTCTTGTGTTGCTCTACTGTCTTGAATAATTGATATGACACTTATATTATTAGCCCTTCAAGACAAAATGCATCAACCAAAACGATAATGGAGCGAAATGAGGGCGTGAAAGGCGAGATGGAGAAAATGTCTCGGCAGATTATCTTGAGATTCCTTATGAGGGTTTATAACTTGTTATTGCTTGCTctgaaaatggcaaaaaaatcTGCTCTCTTTTGGTGAGTGACATTTCACTGCAGAGTGGCAGAGGAACGCAGAGGAGGAAGCAAACACAACTGCTGCTTGAAGCATTGATGCAAcagaaaaataagtaaataaataaatgaataaaaaccagGATTCCtcgctctgctctgctctgcattCATTTCTGTCAAAATGCTTCATTAAACTGGAATGAGATGTGTGTCAGTTGTGAATTCACTCAGCATAAATTTACCCCAGCAGGCGCCGATGAGCATCCTCTGGCGGGCGGCGGGGTTAGGGATGGCTCCGTTGTCATGGATGAGTGCGGGGTCGAAGGTCACGCCGTCCACATACAGGGTCACTGACGGGAACTGGACACTCAGTGAAAGGTGATgccactcactgtcacacacctgTTTGACAGGGATTAATAAGTAATTCAATGCACAGCAAAGCTATGGTTACGAACAACAATTTACAAAGATCAATTTAAACTAATTATGAACCAAGGAGAGACATCAGAACGTGAagtcttttaaatgaatgaactgcATAAAGTACTAatacaataatgtaaaaataataaataggaCATTTACATAGGCACCAATAATAAGACTACTGACCTCATTCTGAATAAGACGCTATTTCAACAATGATGTTTACATGAATAATCCATTCATACTCCTGTTAGTTGTTACAGACTGATTATGACTAACATCCTTGttacacacactgctgcaaaaACTACAATAGGATGTTATAATCTGATTAAGATGTATACATGTCCATATTATGTGACTATGATCAGCATAGTCCGCACGTCCCAATCTGATTATTGCCTTTTATGACCTTTTTCTGGTTAATGAAGACAATTGAAAAAAGGGGGTTTACACTGCATTTTCTTATTATGGCTATTATCTTAATCTGGGTAATATCTGAATATTCATGCCCATGTAAACTAATAGTCACTGGTAAAAGTAAAAGATCAGTAGTGAATCTGCTGTGGTGGTCGCTAAAGGGAGAAGTCGAAAGAAGAAgtaaattgtgattaaaatactccagataattatataatattaatgtaaaaaaaatgaaaaggaaaacaaagaacagaaaGACAGGATAAATGATACGCGGGGGTGCAGAAGAGACACACCAGGTTAATAAGATATGCTGGTTCAGACAGAAGGATTTGACAAATCTCTGTATCAGCTCAACATCCTTTAATCCAAGCTACGTCAATCTGTCTGGGACCAGTCGCCTCAGTCAAAACAAACTCCCGTCAGTCACCAGACATCGTTACATACACGTGCAGTCCCAGCAGTCACCTTATCAATcgtaatataaaataataatacattaatgaATAATATATATTACGTTCTTATTTATCTATAGAAACGGCCCTTtgtcactccggcagtttgccccgccccctcctctgccggcctgccggccctgattacacacacctgctgacaattaagccatgtggACTTTAAAAACTCTGTTCCCtgtttcagtgccagtgtgttttcgCCCATGCCTGATCACCAGAGCTCCTCGCCACAGCCACAGAATCCACATGCTTTCGATCCTCTTAGTGAGCGACGTTTtctttgtaagttttcttatcCTAGCCTTTCTGCTGATACTTTAGTCAAGATTTATAgccctttttgttttcctccttcagAGAGATTTCTGTTTCAGTCAttttaggaactccaatcactaggattgtgactgagtagatccaatcatttagattgcgttttgtttttgacctcGTTTTCAGTTAGTtaaatatctatatctatagtCTATAGTTCTGCAACGTTTCTTTTGAAGAGCGTTGTGATCTCCATTGGTTATAGTttttcatagccacgctttgttttccctcagtaaagaggatctgccttgtgttttgtttacgagtgccaataaagacaattaaaaggccTCCATctattgtttttacatcaaaatcAGAATTTGGAAGAACATGATtagtatattttttatttaatgaatcgTTCTATTTGTCCTTGTGTCGTCTCCTCTCTTCATGTGATAATTCTCTGCTGTTCCTCAAAAGCGGACATGCATTAACTCTCACACGTGGCCTGATGCTGTCACGCCAAAATTAACCAAATAGGTTCAATATTGATGATGGgacagttgtgtttgtgcttgaaCACAGTGAAATGCAATGTCCCATTATTTCCATATTTTCGGAAAATCTGGCAACCACACCTCTGCAATGTTTTCATCTGGGATAGCAGTAACTCATTTAAACACTAAAGGCAGCTGTTGTACACATTTGACATATTATAACTTCAAATTGAATTAATAAATCATCAGTTCACATATAATGCAACTTAAGTGCAGAAAAATGGATTAAGAAGTGtaatacatgtttgtttttcatttgaaagtgaATGGGACTTGTAATGCTCCACTGTTGTTGATCTTTTTGCTGTGTGTATTACATGCACATGCGTGTTCTCTGTAAAGCCCCAGTGACTTGTAATCCCATGATGATGGATGGGACGGATGACACTGAGATGATAAGTAACGCAACAAACTCTTTGATTTAAggtacaaaacacaaaagaaagtgAGAGTGCAAGTGAGAACATCAAAACTAAGTGTTGTCATTCCCTCAGTACCTGCTCCAGTTTCCACAAGAACTTGACAGGCCGTGCAGCAGAGACGTCGGGCcaatagaagagagagaggcgaCAGCCATGGACGGAGAGGGAATAGTGTGAGTAGGAGTCATCTGCAGAGCAAGAGGCAAGAAGAGAAGCTGAGGATCATGGGAGGTCATTGCAATCTTGTCAAAACATCTTAACATTACCAAGCTCTCTCTGCAGAgaattaagaaagaaaatggcacacatttatatattttattccgtttcatttttcttctttcaaacAATATTCTCATCTGATGCAATTACATCGCTTCACTCTTCTGGTGCTCTCCACTTAAGGTGAAGTGCCTCTCTCTTTTAAGAGCACCTTATAAGAAGAGGGGGAAGCTGTGAACATCAGCCAGGCGAGATTCCGTCCACAGCTCTGTGGATTAGAGTGGGTGACCTTCTGGGAGAAAaagctaatttaaaaaaaccaacaactttatttacaaaaagtGACCattgtttctccacacagctAAAAACAATATTGCTATTGAAACCCTATTGAtatgacaacacatttttcaatatcACCAAATTATTGAAGTAAGATACCAGCCCAAAATACGTCATTACCACGAACGCATTGAAATTGGAAACGTAAACCCTAGATATAACGTACCATTCTTGACAGTGATGCACACAATAGTCTCCTCCTCTTTACGACTTCCTCGGGTCTGAGTGGTCGAAGGCTGGATGTTGGCGCCGCCCCGTCGCATCCACAGCTGCAGGGTGAAGTGGTCGCCTGACAATGCTGAGACAACCGAATCTGGCACAGTGGCGACATGGTTGGATCCGTTGAAGGAGAAGACCAGAGAAGAATCAGACGAGGGGAGAGTGGGCAGAGCTGAGGTCCAGTTGGctgcaggagaaggaggagggaggaggtccACCTCACCCCGGACAGCACCTggtgaaagaaaacagagaggacGATTAATGTAATAGATTCTGACTGCAAATGATGGATGTTTTAAGGAGTAAGAGCAGAACCCACCACACAGTCTGCGCACAGATCTGTCAGAGTAGCTGTCTCTGTCACAGCCCTTCCCGATGTGGCCGGTCTGGAGCTCTACAGTGGCCTGGATGTTCCACACGGTCTCCTCACAGGTCTCTAAATGCAAACTGGGAAACAGGGGGATGCTGCCTGACCCAGGAGTGTACTCTACACGTTTGGTCCATCCTAAAAGCAGAAGCAGTGAGACATAGTAAGATGATTAAGACTTGGCAGCCTGTCATACATCTTTCAAAGGGATTTACtgataagaaaaagaaacagtggAGTCTAGTGCTGGACCAGTTCATGGAAACCTAATGGTAACTGTTAAGCTTGATGTAAATCAGAGAGCGTAAGACACTTCTGCACATCCTCTGGGCTCTGATTAAAACTAAATCTGTAGCATGACGAGACAAGTCAGATTCCAGGGCAGttaaaagaaagagaggagactTTGGACCATTAACCATCTGGTTCCGCCTGTCTGCTGGTTCTGTTTGAAAACTTCAGAGCAACGTTTCACTATAGAAGGGCAATAACGGCACAATTATGTAAcaacctgcattcacttactgattggttcttatcagcTGTGAActaaacttcctgtttacactgtgattgtgttttaatatggTCGCATATTACTTTTGAAAAAGAgccaaaacacttttaaatgaaaatgtagtagCATGCAGCAAAGAAAGCTAAAAAAGTCTAAGAGAGAATTggacaataaaagcataataaaacacatgtcaTTGTTTCAGAGAGCTGTGATGACAAACACgtgcaagtttaaaaaaataaagcagcagatatAACTCAACAATCAACTATTTCTGCCTACTGCTACTTTAATGCTGATTCCTCCATATTATTCATCCATACTATACTCGCCGGACACATAACTGTCACTTTATGTCCCCTGATAATGGCCTtcttaaaatatgaaatgtcaaaaaaaagtcacgtTAGCTGGAAACTGCTAGGCAGTTGAAACCTGAAATGGCATGAAATTAACATTTCAGAACACAGTGAATTTAAACACTGCTATTGAATGATTCTATAAATTATTAACAACACTTAAACTAATCATCATTCTGTTAAATCACTTCATGTCAATGCCACCTCTTTAAAACTCTTCTCTTGGGATTCATCCAGGCtgcaaacccacacacattctGACTCTAATTTTAAACacaaagcaacagaaaaaaaacacacatccctGCAGCACCATTATCCAAGGATAATAATCAGGGCACAAACAGAGTGAACTGTGACATTGCTTACCGATCCATCCGGGTTTGCAGGACGGCTTGACCGTGACAACGACCTGGGCGTCAGCCTGAGCACGGTTCTTTCCACAGTCAAAGGCAGTCACCCAGAAGGTGTGAACGCGCTGATGCTTCGAATCCAACGGCTCTGTGTTCTTTATGTTACCTTAAAGAGAGACGGAGCgagagagatgaagaaagaaaggaatgaTGAAACAAAGAATGAAAGGGAGACAGAAATAGTACGATTAGTCACCAACAACTCGACACTCGGTGATAAAGCTTTAATACATGTTAACAGGGCCCCCGTCACCATCACAAAtagaaaagcataaaaacagaagaagctACAATAAAGTGAAGTGAATGGAAACTGAAGGGTTTTCCTGTTTTGGAGATAAAGGTAACAGCGAGTAACTGTGATAGACTGACAGCGCTCAGCATGGCAACTGACAAACAAGGCAAGGAAGAAGATGCTGTGACACAGTGAGAGGAGCAACAGAGGGATAAAAGACAGAGTTGCAGCaacagaagataaaaaaaaaaacaaagtcaacagAGAAAGAAATTCGACAATGACAAGCTTACAGTGTGTGAACAAGGTTAGAACAAAAGGTCTCTGTGCTGCCGTACCAGTGCGATACGGAAATGAAAGGAGACGCTGATCCTTCGCAAAAGAAAAAATACCCATCAGAGTCTGCGACAATTCTGCTGAGTCATCCTAAAAGAAGAACCCGCACAGCTGCTGTGCCACATTACAAAATGGCCACAATTGATCTCCCACTAACCAGTCAAAGAGGACAGGAGGGATTCAGGACATTCATTCTTTTCCTTAAGAAGAACAGAACTTAGAGGATCTACCAGCAGCCGGGAAGAAAAAGGATGTTATCGTCAAACCACCATCTGCTGCAACACTGATGCAGAAAGAGAACAAtagcacacccacacacaagtCTATTTTAACAGCATTTGGTTTCTACCTGTGAGAGAAATTACCTGCCACTCTTTTCGCTCTATTGCTATGCAGACGTCAATGTCTCTGCTGCCTGTTTTTCAACCTTtgagcacagtgtttttgttgaacaCTGGTCTGAATGTTGAATCCTGAGAATCTGTTTGCGGCCAAGGCCACACAGAATGAGTATGGGAACACAATACagacaatgacaaacacacattcactatCATTTCAAGTACCAACATGAAATCTCACCATCGTTGTCAATAGCGAAGGGCACATTGggagtgatgatgtcatagaaGCAAATCTGGCTGTACTGCGGGGAGCAGTCGGCGTCCAAAGCCTCCACGCGCACAATTCGGTCAAACAGACGCCCCTCTGGGACGGAAGCCTCATAGCGACGCTCAACGAACACGGGGGAGAACTCATTGACGTCGTTAACACGAACATGCACGGTGGCCCttgggagggagagacaggcaGATTATTGTAACAACAGGAAGAATAAAGGGCTTGAACAGTGACTGTGACTATCTTTTGCTTTAAttgggaggagaaggaggcggaAAAGGGCCGAGGCTGATCGTTATATAAtgcagattttaaaaaaaaagaaaaaaaatgcaatatgacagttgtacagtacagtaaataatataaaggacacacacatcgtctctgcactgcagtgcacttaCTTATTTTAAACAAGTATAATGtataaagaagaaatgaactGAGTGAGAATATTGAATAGATGAAGGACATTCAAAGGGAAAacgagcttctacttctcacttgatttataacatcagtaaatatgACATCAACTTTGTAAACGATGTCCAtatttagagaaaaatagatGTTAAGGTATGGCACGTATCAGTGTGAtagacagctggtatcatccagtAGGAGTTCAGATTCAAATAAACTGTTGGATAACAAACTCACTTACTTTTGGAGCATTTAATTGGCCGATTATTAAATCGTCAGGTgacaaaaatggcaaatatcgGCCCAGTTCATGGGTCTCTACACCCCTAGTGTGCACTCACTTGTGAGACTTCTTGCTGTTGACTCCATCAGGTCCCTCTCCGCAGTCGTAGGCCTGGATGGTGAAGCTGTGCTCTCGCTGGCTCTCGCAGTCCAGCGGCTCCTTGGACCGGACCAGACCCTCGCCAGTGGAGCGGTCCAGAACCACAGCTTCAAACTGGACAGTGCCTGAGCCAGAGGGGCCATTGTGGACCCGGAAGCCACAGATTTCACCTGGAAGAGGAAGAAATTAAGGCTTGACAATAAAGTGAATGTATCAAATTACAAAGACCTACAGCATGATTTTAATATAGATTATCAATCTTTATTAAACTGTATTATAATGACATAAATATGTATCTCTAATATAAAATATACCTTTAATAATATACAGTgctaaacaaatgtattagaccaccaaccaaagccacagctgctctaaattaacagcattagTAATTATCTAAATCATTTttagtaaaaatagtaaagcacattattatttcttgattatgATGTGGAATTACAGTTATTTTCTGGCATTtctgaatagaaaaaaatatgttttagtggttgaatgttgagtttgatttatttctgacttctcagagaagaagcccagtgaacTGACGAAaaggcagcctgtggccaaggggaaagggaacttgacttgtaaccggagggtcgccggttcaaatccccacccggccaaaaagggctggggtacccctgagcaaggtacccaacccccaatgctccccaggcgccactcagtgtggcagcccactgctcctaattctaggatgggtcaaaatgcagaggaatactttccctaaggggattaataaaaactaactttaaaaaaaaaaggtcaattcagttatttgccaaataaataaaacatctttaGTTTGGTGgtgtaatacatttgttaagcaccgAATATCATTTATAAAACCTTTCTCTGatctaaaaaataatgaattattatcatgattattatgattTGAATTATTATAGCCACATAATACCTCAGAAATTAGTCATTATGAGACGTGAAGGTTTCAGCACATAATCACAACAGTCTTTAATCAGAAAAGCGCTGACATTTCTGGAAATTCCTTAACGAGCCACTTTATGTTACACAGGCAATCGTCAGAGGGAAGGAAGGACTAAAGCAGACTGCagctgaaactgaaaataaaaccgTCAGAATAAGAGTCAATCTCCTCTGTCTGACATGAGTGGAAGGTGGAGAAGGCTCGTGTTCAAACAGCTCATTTTCATGACACGAGCTCAATAATTTCATGGAGCCCGTGAGTAATTCTAGTTGATCTGCTGCAACTTGACTGAACACAGTTATTTCCAGGACTCGGAGTGCAAACACGATAACCTTATTTTATAAGGCCGCAGAGGCAGCGAGCTGCTGACGGCTCTCGCAATGAAGGGGTTGAATTACACCATGATGACCTAAAAATAGTGAGTACATTGCGTTTAATATTTAGACTATTGGGAAATATGATTGCAAGTGCTCCAAAACTCCCTCTGTAATAACAAGGTTTACTATGAATAAATCATAACCTCGGATTGGTCACACAGCTGCAACATCAATATGTCCGCAAAAATCAAAGTGAAAATATTTTCAATTTAGCCTGGTGAAATATGGCTCTGAATATGGCTGCACTTGATATGACCTACTTATGCCCACTGTCGGCGCTCAGCAGAAATTTCAAGTTCAACTGTGACATCAAGTAGTGTTTTTAATACTATatttaattgcatttattttttaaccagTTCTTTCCTCCACCTAACTGTTTCCATATTATTTGAGGAACTTGGCGTTACCAGCGTAGTGTAGTGGAGCGTCTTTGTCCAGGGCAAAGAGAGGGGGATTGAGCAGCACGGTGTTGTCGTTCTCCATGACAATCCCCTGGTACTCTGTCTCAATCCATGGCTTGTGCTTATTGGCTGAACGACACA from the Solea senegalensis isolate Sse05_10M linkage group LG9, IFAPA_SoseM_1, whole genome shotgun sequence genome contains:
- the clstn3 gene encoding calsyntenin-3; translated protein: MMDRMTILSFLLLCLTSVANGNKANKHKPWIETEYQGIVMENDNTVLLNPPLFALDKDAPLHYAGEICGFRVHNGPSGSGTVQFEAVVLDRSTGEGLVRSKEPLDCESQREHSFTIQAYDCGEGPDGVNSKKSHKATVHVRVNDVNEFSPVFVERRYEASVPEGRLFDRIVRVEALDADCSPQYSQICFYDIITPNVPFAIDNDGNIKNTEPLDSKHQRVHTFWVTAFDCGKNRAQADAQVVVTVKPSCKPGWIGWTKRVEYTPGSGSIPLFPSLHLETCEETVWNIQATVELQTGHIGKGCDRDSYSDRSVRRLCGAVRGEVDLLPPPSPAANWTSALPTLPSSDSSLVFSFNGSNHVATVPDSVVSALSGDHFTLQLWMRRGGANIQPSTTQTRGSRKEEETIVCITVKNDDSYSHYSLSVHGCRLSLFYWPDVSAARPVKFLWKLEQVCDSEWHHLSLSVQFPSVTLYVDGVTFDPALIHDNGAIPNPAARQRMLIGACWETEEKPKEILNNTIPEGKDSVKYVGGYHGLLSGVTVRPGSVEPHSVVECLYACREGLDFGDLETLGSGMKVHVNPSQSVLVLEGDDIESFNRAVQQVTYRNSLRFATPGVRPLKLSTSLRCFNEESCLSLKQLEGYLVVLQPDAPQISLSGVGPHLARPAPEFESPRGVPLFPELRIVCSLSHAVNTAAQGMEGGALMSDAVAHTLDGCEVQPLGEELNPEREELLVDMEVVRERGLEIINTTAYIAITGAESISVYEDVLRSVRYRMAKGSARFERRFRLSCSEMNGRYTSNELTLEVNFLHSLDSLYHPSHLLASQQQFLHPSHHTGELSGHTLPNPHRNSVVPGAATVIIMVCVGFLVVMVILGVFRIRSIHRRSEGAGGGAKEGSSQWDDSALTIIVNPMESYESRMGICADNEGEGEEEEEEEEVAESPDEESDDQRIIIKKEGRDGNARRY